In one Bosea sp. RAC05 genomic region, the following are encoded:
- a CDS encoding DUF2189 domain-containing protein, with protein MANLDVHLHSVPREDAPALPRVNTITTADLRDALRLGWEDFKAQPSHLAFVALMYPIIGVLLAQATVSFNVFPLLFPLLGGFALLGPFAAIALYEISRRRERQLDSGWEHAFALLRSPAIGQILLLGAMLTGLFLAWLACAWFIYQGLLGLPADVSTLDFLRAVFTTGDGWTMIVVGNAVGLLFAIVAFSISVVSFPHIIDRRIDVATAVRTSIAAVERNPRVMMIWGLMVSGLLVLGCLPLLVGLIVVMPVLGHASWHLYRKVVDG; from the coding sequence ATGGCCAATCTCGACGTCCATCTGCACAGCGTTCCGCGCGAGGATGCGCCCGCCCTGCCGCGCGTCAACACCATCACCACCGCCGACCTGCGCGACGCGCTGAGGCTGGGCTGGGAGGATTTCAAGGCGCAACCGAGCCACCTCGCCTTCGTCGCCCTGATGTATCCCATCATCGGCGTGCTGCTGGCGCAGGCGACGGTGAGCTTCAACGTCTTTCCGCTGCTCTTCCCGCTGCTCGGCGGCTTCGCCCTGCTCGGGCCCTTCGCGGCGATCGCACTCTACGAGATCAGCCGGCGGCGCGAGCGCCAGCTCGATTCGGGCTGGGAACACGCCTTCGCGCTGCTGCGCTCACCGGCGATCGGCCAGATCCTGCTTCTGGGCGCGATGCTGACCGGGCTCTTTCTCGCCTGGCTGGCCTGTGCCTGGTTCATCTACCAGGGCCTGCTCGGCCTGCCTGCGGATGTCTCGACGCTGGACTTCCTGCGCGCCGTCTTCACCACCGGCGACGGTTGGACGATGATCGTCGTCGGCAACGCGGTCGGGCTGCTCTTCGCGATCGTCGCCTTCTCGATCTCGGTGGTGTCCTTCCCGCACATCATCGACCGGCGGATCGACGTCGCGACCGCAGTGCGCACCTCGATCGCCGCGGTCGAGCGCAACCCGCGCGTGATGATGATTTGGGGGCTGATGGTGAGCGGGCTGCTCGTGCTCGGCTGTCTGCCGCTGCTCGTCGGCCTGATCGTGGTCATGCCCGTGCTCGGCCATGCGAGCTGGCATCTCTACCGCAAGGTCGTGGACGGCTGA
- a CDS encoding DEAD/DEAH box helicase: MSFLTSSAPLARALAERNYSEPTPVQSAVLEPSAAGRDLLVSSQTGSGKTVAYGLAIGATLLGEAEAFGRAAKPLALIIAPTRELALQVQRELAWLYKHANARIIACVGGMDPRREAALLDEGAHVVVGTPGRLRDHIERHRLDVSALKAVVLDEADEMLDLGFRDDLEFILKTTPAERQSLLFSATLPKAIIQLAKSYQNDALRIEVAATPGGHADIEYRAIRVYPKEAELAVVNLLRFHDSPCSLVFCNTRNAVRHLEAILLERGFSAVALSGELSQSERNSALQALRDGRARVCVATDVAARGIDLPGLTLVIHAELPNDPEVMQHRSGRTGRAGNKGTSVLLVPPSRRRKAEMLLAEAKVEAVWAGPPTQDEIRALDKERLLNDPILTGEPGEVDAAMVEALIAGRSVNEIAAALVRIYRARLPASEEVGDPNFARDERRPARAREDYAPREGARFGENRDDSPRSDAPRHKSGPRGDTVWFRLSVGRKDGADPRQLLPMICRRGKITRDEVGAIRIFDKETKVEIDADVAERFYELAKAVDRDKIVIEPVTGEDERRPAKPFAEKASHAPAPYAKPERDGDARPARAYEKKPYEKKPYEKKPYEGGDRKPYAKKAYEPKPYEARPEAKPYEGGEKKPYEGKKKAYEGKSKPFGAAKAYDPVRSDREALSDPNVSFRSGPKPRFDKPGFDKPAGDKPYGEKKPYAPKPFGAGKSGAGKSFAGKAPFKGKKPR; encoded by the coding sequence ATGTCCTTCCTGACCTCGAGTGCGCCGCTCGCGCGCGCGCTCGCCGAACGCAATTATTCCGAACCGACGCCGGTGCAGAGCGCCGTGCTGGAGCCGTCCGCCGCCGGGCGCGACCTACTCGTCTCGTCGCAGACCGGCTCGGGCAAGACCGTCGCCTATGGGCTCGCCATCGGCGCGACGCTGCTCGGCGAGGCCGAGGCCTTCGGCCGTGCGGCCAAGCCGCTCGCCCTGATCATCGCGCCGACGCGCGAACTGGCGCTGCAGGTCCAGCGCGAGCTCGCCTGGCTCTACAAGCACGCCAATGCCCGCATCATCGCCTGCGTCGGCGGCATGGACCCGCGCCGCGAGGCCGCCCTGCTCGACGAGGGCGCCCATGTCGTCGTCGGCACCCCCGGCCGCCTGCGCGACCATATCGAGCGCCATCGCCTCGATGTCTCGGCGCTGAAGGCCGTCGTGCTCGACGAGGCCGACGAGATGCTCGACCTCGGCTTCCGCGACGATCTCGAATTCATCCTGAAGACCACGCCGGCCGAGCGCCAGAGCCTGCTGTTCTCGGCGACGCTGCCCAAGGCGATCATCCAGCTCGCCAAGAGCTACCAGAACGATGCGCTGCGCATCGAGGTCGCCGCCACGCCCGGCGGCCATGCCGACATCGAGTATCGCGCGATCCGGGTCTATCCGAAGGAAGCCGAGCTCGCGGTCGTCAACCTGCTGCGCTTCCATGATTCGCCGTGCTCGCTGGTGTTCTGCAACACCCGCAACGCGGTGCGCCATCTCGAGGCGATCCTGCTGGAGCGCGGCTTCTCGGCCGTGGCGCTCTCGGGCGAACTCTCGCAGAGCGAGCGCAATTCGGCGCTGCAGGCGCTGCGCGACGGCCGGGCGCGCGTCTGCGTCGCCACCGACGTCGCCGCCCGTGGCATCGACCTGCCGGGGCTGACGCTGGTGATCCATGCCGAACTGCCCAACGATCCCGAGGTGATGCAGCATCGCTCCGGCCGCACCGGCCGTGCCGGCAACAAGGGCACGAGCGTGCTGCTGGTGCCGCCGTCGCGCCGCCGCAAGGCCGAGATGCTGCTGGCCGAGGCCAAGGTCGAGGCCGTCTGGGCCGGCCCGCCGACGCAGGACGAGATCCGCGCGCTCGACAAGGAGCGGCTGCTGAACGACCCGATCCTGACTGGCGAGCCCGGTGAGGTCGACGCCGCGATGGTCGAGGCGCTGATCGCCGGCCGCTCGGTCAACGAGATTGCGGCCGCGCTGGTGCGGATCTACCGCGCCCGCCTGCCGGCCTCCGAGGAGGTCGGCGACCCGAACTTCGCCCGCGACGAGCGCCGCCCGGCCCGGGCGCGTGAGGATTATGCGCCGCGCGAGGGCGCGCGGTTCGGCGAGAACCGCGACGACAGCCCGCGTTCCGACGCGCCGCGCCACAAATCGGGCCCGCGTGGCGACACCGTCTGGTTCCGCCTCAGCGTCGGCCGCAAGGACGGCGCCGATCCGCGCCAGCTGCTGCCGATGATCTGCCGCCGCGGCAAGATCACCCGCGACGAGGTCGGCGCGATCCGCATCTTCGACAAGGAGACCAAGGTCGAGATCGACGCCGATGTCGCTGAGCGCTTCTACGAGCTGGCCAAGGCCGTCGACCGCGACAAGATCGTGATCGAGCCGGTGACCGGCGAGGACGAGCGCCGCCCGGCCAAGCCCTTCGCCGAGAAGGCGAGCCATGCGCCCGCGCCCTATGCCAAGCCCGAGCGCGACGGCGATGCGCGCCCCGCCCGGGCCTACGAGAAGAAGCCCTACGAAAAGAAGCCGTACGAGAAGAAGCCCTATGAGGGCGGGGACCGGAAGCCCTACGCCAAGAAGGCCTATGAGCCCAAACCCTACGAGGCCAGGCCCGAGGCCAAGCCTTACGAGGGCGGCGAGAAGAAGCCCTATGAGGGCAAGAAGAAGGCCTATGAGGGCAAGTCCAAGCCCTTCGGCGCGGCCAAGGCCTATGACCCGGTGCGCAGTGACCGCGAGGCGCTGTCGGACCCCAATGTCTCGTTCCGCTCAGGGCCAAAGCCTCGCTTCGACAAGCCTGGCTTCGACAAGCCGGCCGGCGACAAGCCCTATGGCGAGAAGAAGCCCTATGCGCCGAAGCCCTTCGGCGCCGGCAAGTCGGGCGCCGGCAAGTCCTTTGCGGGCAAGGCGCCCTTCAAGGGCAAGAAGCCGCGCTGA
- the aidB gene encoding AidB family quorum-quenching N-acyl homoserine lactonase, whose amino-acid sequence MDHQTRRFGRYDVSILHDGFYEAPIDVLTHASGPAARDGAIATWGRPTLRIVVNCFVLRGPGGITLVDAGTGTSWGEAYGHARTALDTLGVTRESIDRILITHLHGDHALGLFAGETPYFPNARVLVPATELSFFTDADKRLSTPENRRGGFAITETLLRLYPERVDTIAPSGDILPGVTLIPLPGHTHGQGGYLIENGGRDLLLWGDAVHLETLQAADPDVGLVFDFDGAVAVATRRDILGRASDQGWIVSGGHVEGFKTVRRVGNAFELVPAA is encoded by the coding sequence ATGGATCATCAGACACGCCGCTTCGGCCGTTACGACGTCTCGATCCTGCATGACGGCTTCTACGAGGCGCCCATCGACGTGCTGACGCATGCCTCCGGCCCGGCCGCGCGCGACGGCGCCATCGCGACATGGGGCCGGCCGACACTGCGCATCGTCGTCAACTGCTTCGTCCTGCGCGGGCCCGGCGGCATCACCCTCGTCGATGCGGGGACAGGCACGTCCTGGGGCGAGGCCTATGGCCATGCCCGCACCGCCCTCGATACGCTCGGCGTGACACGCGAGAGCATCGACCGCATTCTGATCACCCATCTCCACGGCGACCATGCACTCGGCCTGTTCGCTGGCGAGACGCCCTACTTCCCCAATGCGCGCGTCCTCGTGCCGGCCACCGAGCTCAGCTTCTTCACCGACGCGGACAAGCGCCTGAGCACGCCCGAAAACCGTCGCGGCGGCTTCGCCATCACCGAGACGCTGCTGCGCCTCTACCCCGAGCGCGTCGACACCATCGCCCCCTCCGGTGACATCCTCCCGGGCGTGACGCTGATCCCGCTGCCCGGCCATACCCATGGCCAGGGCGGCTATCTGATCGAGAATGGCGGGCGCGACCTGCTGCTCTGGGGCGATGCGGTCCATCTCGAAACGCTGCAGGCGGCCGATCCCGATGTCGGGCTCGTCTTCGATTTCGACGGCGCGGTCGCGGTCGCGACGCGTCGCGACATCCTCGGGCGGGCGAGCGATCAGGGCTGGATCGTGTCCGGCGGTCATGTCGAGGGCTTCAAGACCGTCAGGCGCGTCGGGAACGCCTTCGAACTGGTGCCCGCCGCCTGA